The DNA region GGGGAACTGAGGTCACTGGGGCCCGgaatagatggggaaactgagattcGGGGAGTGAGGACTTGTCCAAGGTCGCAGCTGATGATGATCCTGGCCCTGACAGGTTTCTGTCCATGGCCAGACCTGTCGGCCGTAGAGTATGCTGTGTGCTAAGTCCGGCAGTGGCCCTCGAGACAGAGCATAGGAGTGGGTGCAGAGTGGGGATAGGCAGCAGAGAATCTCTGGTTTTAGACGTGGAACATTCCCTGTTCCCCAACCTCACTGGTCATTGGGCGGGGACAAAGGTCCACAGAGGTGGCTCCATCATAGCCATACACTGTTGACTCTCCTTGGACACCGGACCTAGCATGGCCTTCAGAGGACACAGATgtcccctctcttctctgttgATGTTCCCTGAGTCCCTCCTGGGCACTAGCTGCCATGCCAGAAGCTGGGAACACAGTGGGGACCCAGCAGAGCGGCCTGCCTTCCTGGAGTTCACGGTCTAGTGGGAAGACGGGAGTTAGCTGGGCCTTCCTGAGGTGGTGAGTGATCCATGGGGTACAGGCCAAGGGCATCCTCTTTCTCATCCCACTAGGTGGTCGTGTAGTCACATGGGGTAATAGCCGTGCAAGTACTCTGGGACCTGGGTCCACTTTTGCCCTTGTGAGTTATCACCGTGGGTCAGGGCCCTGTCCACCCCATGGTAAAGCCTCAGTAAACTGTCTGGGTACAGTCGAGAGCCTTTTtgttctgtccctgcctctcccacttcACAGAGGAGGCAGCTGAGGCTGGAGGGGTCCGAGAACAAGAGGGTGGATGAGGTCTCCCCcttcagatggggaaacagagctGGTGAGAGCAGGTGCATAtgggtctttaatttttttgcaggGGAGGCACAAATTCGACTTGTCTGATTAAAATATAGACTGCCAAGTTGAGGTTCAAtctcagataaaatatttttttttaattttttttctgtttatttatttttgagagagacagagaacaagcaggggaggggcagagagagagagagagagagagagagagagagagagaatctgaagtgggctccaggctccaagctccaagctgacagcacagagcctgacgcagggctcgaactcacaaactgcgagatcatgacctgagccgaatcggacgctcaacccactgagccacccaggcgcccctaaaataatttaatatgagcatatcccttttaatatttgggacatacttatgtTAAAcgttgcttgttttttaaaacctgaaattCAAATCTAACTGGGTGGCCtgcagttttatttgtttaatctgGCAACCTTACCCAAGCCCCAACCAACACAAGGGTCAGGGGGCAAATGGCCATCCTCCTGCCCCCTTCCAGTGAGTCAAGAATGAAGCTGAGGTCAGGTGTCCTCAGAAGTGCAGCCACTCCAGTCAGCTGGACAAGGTTCCCCAACGTTGGCCATTTCAGGGTACAGACATCCTCCTTGCATACTTTCTcgctcacacgtgcacacactcaaTCATTCACAGATACACACGTGTTCTTTCCCAGAACTGTTCTGGAAAACCTGTTTGAAACCAAAAGTACCCCGGATTGTGCAATGGGCTTGGAGAGCGCTCTTTTGCAAACAGGTGGTGCAATTTCGGAAAACACTCTTGCAGACAGAGTTCTCCCACGGGATGGGATGGAGACAGGATCCAGGCATTTGGCAATGGGAGACTGTGGGCAGGcagcggaggtggggggggggggtggtgcacagGCCCACGAGGTGGCAGGTGAGCATGCCATCCTTCTGACCAGGCCTCCTTTGTTCTTCTCTGCAGCCGCCACCGGCACGGCCAGGCCAGCATGGTGGACCACTTGCTTCCAGTGGACGAGACCTTCTCGTCACCGAAATGCCCAGTTGGTTATCTGGGTGACAGGCTGGTCGGTGGGCGGGCGTACCACATGCTGCCCTCGCCCCTCTCCGAGGATGACAGTGACGCCTCCAGCCTCTGTTCCTGTGCCAGCCCGGACTCACAAGCAGTCTGCTCCTGCTATAGCGGTGGCCCGGGTGCTGAGGGCCAGGATAGCATCTTGGACTTCCTGCTGTCCCAGGCCACACTGGGcagtggtggtggcggtggcaTCGGGGCCAGCAGTGGCCCCATGGCCTGGGGGTCCTGGCGGCGGGCACCAGCACCTGTGAAGGGGGAGCATTTCTGCTTCCCCGAGTTTCCTGTGGGTGACCCTGATGACGTCCCAAGGCCCTTCCAGCCCACCCTGGAGGAGATTGAAGAGTTTCTGGAGGAGAACATGGAGCTGGGGGTCAAGGAGGCCCCAGAGGGCAGCAGCAAGGACTTGGAGGCCTGTGGCCAGCTCTCAGCCGGGCCACACAGGAACCACCTCCATCCTGGGTCCAGTGGGAGAGAGCGTGGCACTCCCCCTCTGGGCAGTGCCAGTGTGGGGGGCAGCCAGAGTCCGGGTGGGGGGCCCACATCTGACAGCCCCATCCCCGTGCTGCTGCAGATCCAGCCTGTGCAGGTGAAGCAGGAGTCGGGCAATGAGCCTGCCTCCCCTGGGCAGGCCCCGGAAAGTGTCAAGGTAGCCCAGCTTCTGGTCAACATCCAGGGTCAGACCTTTGCACTGGTGCCCCAGGTGGTGCCCTCCTCCAATGTGAACCTGCCCTCCAAGTTCGTGCGTATCGCCCCTGTGCCCATCGCCGCCAAGCCCATTGGGTCGGGACCCCTGGGGCCTGGCCCCGCCAGCCTACTCATGGGCCAGAAGTTCCCCAAGAATCCAGCGGCAGAACTCATCAAAATGCACAAATGTACTTTCCCCGGCTGCAGCAAGATGTACACCAAGAGCAGCCACCTCAAGGCGCACCTGCGCCGGCACACAGGCGAGAAGCCCTTTGCCTGCACCTGGCCGGGCTGCGGCTGGAGGTCAGTATGACAGGTGACAGGCCAGGCCATGAGCACAGCCAGCTTGTCTCTGCTCCCCTGGGGGTGTGGTCAAGGCCCAGTTCACCATTACATAAGGCTGATTAGGAAGGGGAGATGGGGCGGGCAGGCAGCGGGGCCAGAGCTGGCGTGGCTGCCCACAGGCTTCCTTGTCCCTGCTTCCCTACTGATCACTGAAGCCTGAAGCCACCTGGTCTCCAGGTTCATAATGACCCGGTCCGGCTTGCTGCGGGTGAGGGGCTGGGCCATGGCAAAAGGGCTCTCTTAGTAGTAACAATGGCAGCTAAGAATGATGGAGTGAGGGCTGTATGTCAGATGGGGTTGTGGCCCTGTGTGCGCTGTTCCCTCAGTGCCTCACAGAACCCCTAAGGGCAAGTGCTACCcttacagctgagaaaacaggctcagaccagctaggtaacttgcccaaggccacaccaCTTGGTAAATGGGGTTTAGGCCCAGAGGGTCGTATCAGAGGCGTCACATCCTGAAAAAACGCTGCTTTTCCGACCGGAGGGACCAGCTTCACTTGTGGACGTCCTCAGACACCTGGACAGGGCCTGGCCCTTGCTTCCCTGCGGGTACCTGAAGGTGTATCTGGGAAGCTGTGAAGGAGGACCAGGCTGGGGGTGCTGCAGCAAAGGTGGATGAGTCCTCCCGGACTCTTCTCTGTGTGGTGCAACACGAGAAGCCAGCTCTCAAAGGGCCGGAGTCTTGCTCCAGGGCTGCTCAGCCAGCAGACGGCAGAGCTGGATGGGATCCCCCCGGGTCACTCTCACCTGGGCCCCCAGGGGTCCCCAGATCACCCTTCAGGTGGACTGGGTACACCTTTCCCTGAAAAGCAGTCAGCCGGGAGCTCACACCCTCAGGGGCACCACAGCTGGGCTGTCTCCAGTTTTTAGGACACCTACCCTGCAGGAATCTGGCCTATCTGGCCGGGGGTGGGTGCAGTGTGCATTACTAGCACATTCCCGGTCTTTACTGCCAGGGCTGCTGTGGCCGCCGCTTTGTGAGCATGCGTGAGAGAGCGAACGGGCATGCCCCTCTGTGTGCAGACCTCACAAGTGGGCGTGTAGCTGCGTGTGCACCTACGTGTACTTGCTTTCTTCGTGTGTGTCTGGGTGTGCTGCAGGACTACGCATGTCATGTACCTTGCGCGTGCGTGTGCATCTGTGTGGGTGTGGCCTACAGGGAGCAGTTGGCAGCTTCTTGGTCAGACTCATCCGGCAGCTCGGGAGGGTTGGCCCCAGTTGGGAGGTGCTGGCCACAGAGTCCTGGCCAGCTGAGGCCCTGAC from Panthera leo isolate Ple1 chromosome A2, P.leo_Ple1_pat1.1, whole genome shotgun sequence includes:
- the KLF15 gene encoding Krueppel-like factor 15 translates to MVDHLLPVDETFSSPKCPVGYLGDRLVGGRAYHMLPSPLSEDDSDASSLCSCASPDSQAVCSCYSGGPGAEGQDSILDFLLSQATLGSGGGGGIGASSGPMAWGSWRRAPAPVKGEHFCFPEFPVGDPDDVPRPFQPTLEEIEEFLEENMELGVKEAPEGSSKDLEACGQLSAGPHRNHLHPGSSGRERGTPPLGSASVGGSQSPGGGPTSDSPIPVLLQIQPVQVKQESGNEPASPGQAPESVKVAQLLVNIQGQTFALVPQVVPSSNVNLPSKFVRIAPVPIAAKPIGSGPLGPGPASLLMGQKFPKNPAAELIKMHKCTFPGCSKMYTKSSHLKAHLRRHTGEKPFACTWPGCGWRFSRSDELSRHRRSHSGVKPYQCPVCEKKFARSDHLSKHIKVHRFPRSSRSVRAVN